The following are encoded together in the Proteiniphilum saccharofermentans genome:
- a CDS encoding phosphatidate cytidylyltransferase produces MVNIIAIAFFYLAGISIFLIINELIYRRLDLEGELTRKFAHLAATLATLPFPYIFPSHWYVLVLALIFGLFLFVTWRSRRLGSIHSIKRKSWGSYLLPLSIYLTFLISDLTSNKFIYILPILILAVCDPLAAIFGINIKKMNGQIKIFGKPIQKTWVGSGTFFVLSFMISLIALYLHLELLNLKTFWLAMTVATAGTFAELVSWRGADNLTVPLSVVLVLLLFL; encoded by the coding sequence ATGGTAAATATAATCGCAATAGCATTTTTTTATTTGGCAGGCATTTCCATTTTTCTTATTATTAACGAGCTAATATATCGACGGTTGGATCTGGAAGGTGAGCTCACCCGGAAGTTTGCACATCTCGCCGCAACATTGGCAACCCTGCCTTTTCCTTATATTTTTCCTTCCCACTGGTATGTGCTCGTACTGGCACTTATTTTCGGGTTATTTTTATTTGTCACCTGGCGCAGCAGGCGATTAGGCTCCATCCACTCAATTAAGCGGAAGTCGTGGGGCAGCTACCTGTTACCCCTTTCCATCTATCTCACCTTCCTGATATCGGATCTGACAAGCAACAAATTCATCTATATACTGCCCATATTGATCCTGGCGGTGTGTGATCCGCTGGCGGCCATCTTCGGCATAAATATAAAAAAAATGAACGGGCAGATAAAAATCTTCGGAAAGCCTATCCAGAAAACATGGGTAGGATCGGGTACGTTTTTCGTTTTAAGTTTCATGATCAGTCTTATTGCCCTGTATCTTCATCTGGAGTTACTGAACCTGAAAACTTTTTGGCTTGCCATGACAGTGGCAACAGCCGGTACATTTGCCGAACTTGTCTCATGGCGGGGAGCCGATAACCTTACTGTCCCTTTAAGTGTGGTATTGGTATTGCTCCTTTTTCTATAA
- a CDS encoding SDR family oxidoreductase: MKRIVINGPNGYVASHFILELLERNYEVIALIRRNGECTPEERMNTVLTEISGGRYRPSEKLRIYAYSLVEENFSIPPKQLKEIFSVETDYFHFAASLKYDAKSKEEIFVTNISGVENSIRVFSRHAVPGSRFFMVSTAYSCGRSNELFKEVFYENNEDIAAFRNYYEQSKRFAENIIAKHISKDHLPGHVIRLSQVVGDSRTGVTKTCYGIFDFARRVYNLSHRYPDRTIRVRIDPDATQNLIAINTVVDYLMCMTETAGLPTIVNMVSKKTVQNGHIIESLNRLLPIRLVPDNTLEPAAMNVYERIMSIGMSFTGAYSQTNILFDTTNLDALFTVSLPDNGPDETAVFRMLQYFIESLSKNYTPVR; the protein is encoded by the coding sequence ATGAAGAGAATAGTTATAAATGGGCCGAACGGTTATGTCGCATCCCATTTCATACTGGAGTTATTAGAGAGGAATTACGAAGTAATTGCCCTGATCAGGAGGAATGGCGAATGTACGCCTGAAGAGCGGATGAACACAGTGTTGACAGAAATATCCGGTGGGCGCTACCGTCCGTCGGAAAAGCTGAGAATATATGCCTATTCGTTGGTAGAGGAAAATTTTTCTATCCCGCCGAAGCAGTTGAAAGAGATTTTCAGTGTGGAGACAGATTATTTTCACTTTGCTGCCAGCCTGAAATACGACGCTAAATCAAAAGAGGAGATATTCGTAACCAATATTTCAGGAGTGGAAAACTCCATCCGGGTGTTCAGTCGCCATGCAGTCCCCGGCTCCCGTTTTTTCATGGTCAGCACCGCCTATTCCTGCGGGAGAAGCAACGAACTCTTCAAGGAAGTGTTTTATGAGAATAATGAGGATATAGCAGCATTCAGGAATTACTACGAACAGTCGAAAAGATTTGCGGAGAATATAATCGCAAAACATATCAGCAAGGATCATTTACCGGGACATGTGATCCGATTGTCGCAGGTAGTGGGGGACAGCCGCACGGGGGTGACCAAAACCTGTTACGGTATATTCGATTTTGCCCGTCGGGTTTATAACCTCTCACACCGGTATCCCGACCGGACCATACGTGTCAGGATTGATCCGGACGCCACCCAAAACCTGATCGCGATCAATACCGTTGTAGATTATCTCATGTGTATGACCGAAACCGCCGGGTTACCAACAATCGTGAATATGGTCTCCAAAAAAACTGTGCAGAACGGTCATATCATTGAAAGCCTGAACAGGCTGTTGCCCATCCGGCTTGTCCCCGACAATACATTGGAGCCGGCCGCCATGAATGTATATGAGCGGATCATGTCTATCGGGATGTCGTTTACCGGTGCCTATTCCCAGACCAATATCCTGTTCGACACAACGAATCTCGATGCCCTGTTTACAGTCTCATTGCCGGATAACGGTCCGGACGAAACTGCCGTGTTCCGGATGCTGCAATACTTTATAGAAAGTTTATCGAAGAACTATACTCCCGTAAGATAA
- a CDS encoding CDP-alcohol phosphatidyltransferase family protein — protein MKKLLWKGENILNIPNVISLYRLLAFPLILYFALTGQEKWYTIFLCISLVSDILDGNIARIFKLQTKFGAALDNLADVCTYSMAILGLFLFKWTDIAPHAWILYLFLAIFLASYLVSFIRFGKIPGLHLYSAVSAGYIHGIFFFVLFVFEFYTWFYYLALIWGIVAYTEKILVLLRLDDIRSGVKGLYWLIKSEK, from the coding sequence ATGAAAAAGTTATTGTGGAAAGGGGAAAATATACTGAATATCCCGAATGTAATCAGCCTGTACCGCCTACTGGCATTTCCGCTCATCCTCTATTTCGCGTTGACCGGACAGGAGAAATGGTATACCATTTTCCTATGTATCAGCCTTGTAAGCGATATACTGGATGGTAATATCGCCCGTATCTTTAAGTTACAAACCAAATTCGGGGCAGCACTCGATAACCTGGCGGATGTCTGCACCTATTCCATGGCGATACTGGGGCTTTTCCTGTTCAAATGGACAGATATAGCACCCCATGCCTGGATACTATACCTGTTTCTCGCCATTTTTCTCGCCAGTTACCTGGTCTCGTTTATCCGTTTCGGGAAAATTCCCGGTCTCCATCTTTATTCAGCGGTTTCGGCAGGATATATCCATGGGATTTTCTTTTTTGTGTTGTTCGTTTTCGAATTTTATACCTGGTTTTATTATCTGGCACTTATATGGGGCATTGTTGCCTATACCGAAAAGATACTCGTGCTCTTGCGGCTCGATGATATCCGGAGCGGAGTAAAAGGGCTTTACTGGCTGATAAAGAGTGAAAAGTAA
- a CDS encoding PspC domain-containing protein: protein MKKVININFQGQVIAIEETAYELLKQYIGSLKTYFSREEGGDEIVNDIECRIAELFGNRLKHGINCITDEDVKAVIDSIGRPQDFDSDYEETAGAGQESQSSQSETGASGASKSEPWPSDSERQSLHRNSGDQIIGGVCSGLAHYLKTDPVWIRLLFVLFFGFLFWVYIVLWIVLKPKMLESNVSKRLYRNPNDRFIGGVCGGIAAYFRIDSWIPRVLFLLPLMLNMIGMISVFPLNKIFDHVGFNWNINSSMIVIYVVLWAIIPVAKTVKQKLEMMGEEDYIRSIREKVSDNVASSRSRTSGEGNFHPAGERKEAYYAADSAVKTEENGITGVEEMPPVPPVTERRTEMPSQPRRSGCLNALVVLLKIIFFSFVGIFLLILVGIFIGLLVTGTHLLPLKSLFIDPGYETNLLFTSLGLIFLVPVTAVVVWIIRRAMKAKSRPAIGIVASLLWITGLALTGILSARIADKFSVESSSERTVSIAPVTSGKMYVEMQPYPEDYAELRTFRTLYGVDFGINHEFDELPYTTINEDSLLFDNINLQIGKSNDSLFHVRVISAIYGRDLRSAKADIAQFSYEIEQKDSLLLLPEFFSVPVEQGFRNQSITVEISVPVGKTVEMSEALRDYKDNRPPAVVRKRIRNYSRNTNYVPVDVSEEGGVYMTLTTDSI from the coding sequence ATGAAGAAAGTAATCAACATTAATTTTCAGGGTCAGGTGATTGCCATAGAGGAAACTGCTTATGAATTGTTGAAGCAGTATATCGGCAGTCTCAAAACCTATTTTTCGCGGGAAGAGGGTGGCGACGAGATTGTGAACGATATTGAATGTCGTATCGCTGAACTGTTTGGCAATCGGTTGAAGCATGGCATCAATTGTATTACCGATGAAGATGTGAAAGCGGTTATTGACAGCATTGGCAGGCCGCAGGATTTTGATTCCGATTACGAAGAGACAGCAGGTGCCGGACAGGAATCTCAATCATCTCAATCGGAAACGGGAGCTTCGGGTGCGTCCAAAAGTGAGCCATGGCCTTCGGATAGTGAACGCCAGAGTCTGCACAGGAATTCCGGTGACCAGATTATAGGTGGTGTTTGTAGCGGATTGGCACATTATCTTAAAACCGACCCCGTGTGGATAAGGCTTCTCTTTGTGCTGTTCTTCGGGTTTCTTTTTTGGGTATATATTGTATTATGGATCGTGTTGAAGCCGAAAATGCTGGAGTCGAATGTTTCCAAGCGCCTTTACCGCAATCCCAATGACCGTTTTATCGGTGGGGTATGTGGCGGTATCGCAGCCTATTTCCGGATTGACTCCTGGATACCCCGTGTCTTGTTCCTGTTACCGCTCATGCTGAATATGATCGGGATGATCTCCGTTTTCCCGTTGAACAAGATTTTCGATCACGTGGGGTTTAACTGGAATATCAACTCGAGCATGATAGTCATTTATGTTGTCCTTTGGGCGATCATTCCGGTGGCAAAGACCGTAAAGCAGAAGTTGGAAATGATGGGTGAAGAAGACTATATCCGTTCTATCCGCGAAAAGGTGAGTGACAATGTAGCGAGTTCAAGAAGCCGCACCTCCGGTGAAGGAAATTTCCATCCTGCAGGAGAAAGAAAAGAGGCTTACTATGCTGCCGACTCGGCTGTTAAAACGGAAGAGAATGGGATAACCGGTGTGGAGGAGATGCCTCCTGTACCACCTGTTACGGAGCGTCGTACGGAAATGCCATCCCAGCCCCGGCGGTCTGGGTGCCTGAATGCGTTGGTCGTTTTGTTGAAGATCATCTTTTTCTCTTTTGTCGGTATCTTTTTATTGATATTGGTCGGTATTTTTATCGGATTGTTGGTGACCGGCACGCATCTGTTGCCGTTGAAATCATTGTTTATCGACCCCGGTTATGAGACCAATCTGCTCTTTACTTCGCTGGGTCTGATCTTCCTTGTTCCCGTCACGGCGGTTGTTGTATGGATCATACGCCGTGCTATGAAGGCCAAATCGCGACCGGCTATCGGTATTGTCGCCTCTCTGCTTTGGATTACCGGTCTTGCATTGACCGGTATACTGAGTGCACGGATAGCCGACAAGTTCAGCGTGGAAAGTTCCAGTGAAAGGACCGTTTCCATTGCACCGGTCACCTCTGGTAAGATGTATGTGGAGATGCAGCCCTATCCCGAAGATTATGCTGAACTCAGGACGTTCAGGACGTTGTATGGGGTTGATTTCGGAATCAATCACGAATTCGACGAGCTGCCCTATACCACGATCAACGAGGATTCGCTCCTTTTCGATAATATCAACCTGCAGATAGGCAAAAGTAATGATTCGCTGTTTCATGTACGGGTCATATCAGCTATATATGGTAGAGATCTTCGTTCAGCCAAGGCGGATATAGCACAGTTCTCGTATGAAATTGAGCAGAAAGACTCCCTGTTGTTGCTTCCGGAATTTTTTTCAGTGCCGGTGGAGCAGGGCTTCAGGAACCAGAGTATTACCGTAGAGATATCCGTACCCGTAGGGAAAACAGTGGAGATGAGCGAAGCATTGCGGGATTACAAAGATAACAGGCCGCCGGCAGTCGTACGCAAGAGAATCCGGAATTATTCGCGTAATACCAATTATGTACCGGTAGATGTGTCGGAAGAGGGTGGTGTTTACATGACACTTACTACAGATTCAATATAA
- a CDS encoding PadR family transcriptional regulator — protein sequence MNIENTQSQMRKGVLEYCILSIIRRSEAYPGDIIDEMKNAGLQLLEGTLYPLLNRLKNAGILTYQWVESTSGPPRKYFRLTEKGDEFYVLLQATWNELATGVDTLTQKEDRSDKNQSE from the coding sequence ATGAATATTGAAAATACGCAAAGCCAGATGCGAAAAGGAGTACTGGAATATTGTATTCTTTCCATCATCAGAAGGAGCGAGGCCTATCCCGGCGATATTATCGACGAGATGAAGAATGCCGGGTTGCAACTTTTGGAGGGAACCCTTTACCCTCTGCTTAATCGCTTGAAAAATGCGGGCATACTCACTTACCAGTGGGTAGAAAGTACTTCGGGGCCTCCACGAAAATATTTCCGTCTGACGGAAAAAGGAGACGAATTTTATGTTCTCTTGCAGGCTACATGGAATGAGTTGGCGACAGGAGTTGATACCCTCACGCAAAAGGAGGACAGGTCAGATAAAAATCAATCAGAATAG